The genomic DNA GGTGATCATATGCGACTGTTCAATGTCCTTCCTTTGATCACCCGCGAACATTCACAGACGACGAGGACTAACTGTTTGAGATATTGCAACATTCTGGAGTTTTCAGAAAAAACTATCTAGTTTACTATATAAATTCAATTCATCATTAATGTAAGATAAAATGATAATATGATTTCATACTTGAAATAGGTAACAGCGAATCAATCAACACTGAAATTCACCTACTGCTTACAATAAAGTTAACACACGCTGTCAACAAGTTTCAAACAATCAATATCACGTCAGCGTGTTTCAACAACTGTCCATCTTTATCTTTTCAGATGAAATGATACACATATTAAATATATCTCGCCCAAAATTATTGTTCTGCTCTGAAGCGGCTCTTAAACTGAACTATAAGGCGTGGAAATCTTTATCatttatcaagaaaataatacaattcaATGGGACGCCTTTGGAGAAGGGAATCGTTCCTTTCAGCAGTATACTAGTCCAGGCCAGTGTGGATGAATTTGAAGCCGATGAGGTGCAAGGATGGACTGATAATGTGTTCATTCTGTACTCCTCGGGAACCACTGGGCTGCCCAAAGGAGTCATGATCACCCATATCAACGCTTTGTACGGACTTGCCAGTATtgagtaagtatttttaattatgtcgACTAGACGATTTAGAATAATAGTAGCGAGAAAAAGTAAAGCACCTATATTTTTAAACCATTGTATGACACATTTATAtctctacttgtatgtacttgtacagggtgtaagagacatcgtaaaaatactgcgggggatgattcagctcattattctaatttaatatcaagtggaattttccatcgcaaaagtatagaattgaaaataaattaaaaaaaaacacaaaaagtacatgaattttgcgacggagaattTTTCTTGATATTAAACTCAGAagtatggtctgaattatccccctcagtattcgttacttactaacaccatgtatattaATGCCATCTGGTTTACAGAGAAAAATCTCCTGGTACAAATGAAGATAGTGTTAGTAGAATACAGACCTTAGTTCCTTGGTACCATGCGTACGGATTGATGTCCACCATATACTACTTGGCAGTTGGAAATTACCTCGTTTACTTCGCTGGATTCAATCCCGTCAAATACCTTCAAGCAATCCAAGAGTACAGGGTAGGTATCTGGTTGCGATCTTATTGAGAACTAGCTCTAATGAGGTTACGGTTGGAAGAATGAATATGTTCAGGATGAGGACTCGGTAGTGTAACGGCATAGTATAAGCAGTAATACTTCGAGTATCAGTTAATACACTCGTcgcggcttgacaagagctgtggaTTCGAATCCCGTCTGAATCAGAATTTATCGCTTTCGATTTATTTACTCAGTGTACACTTTTGCATCAGTagaggccctagacgttcttaaaaaatgtcttaatacaatttcagtaatttggctgcctaatattagttcaCAGGTGGTTTAAATTCAAAAGTTAAACCACAAATCCATACGCTTGACGACGACGAAAATCACACCGTTCTTAGTGCTATATCGATATACTCGTAATTCCATTTGTTGCAGACTAACAAACTTTTAGCAGTGCCGCCAATCGTGGTCTTTCTAGCGAAGGCTCCTATACTAGAGAAGTTCGATCTGTCTTCAGTTACCAGCATTTGGTGCGGAGCGGCCCCGCTGTCGTCCGAGGTTATAGACGAGGCTATGCGACGGTAGGCAATGaaaaaagtgttttgtttatgaaACTCCAAAAACACAGGATCTACCAGCACCTAgctaaagtacctatgtaacaGAAGAATCGACCGAACTGAACAAACACCAAAAATCCTACCTTAGCTATCAATCTGCAGTTTCTTTCTACAGTTTTTTTTCTCGGCACGATGCGTGGAACAAATTGTTGTTGGCCAATAACGTCAAACTTGTACCTTGATTTGTCGTATAGTTAGTTACGTGTAGACCGTGTATTTGGTTTGTTTCAGCCTTCCTAATTGCAAAGGCATATACCAAGCATACGGCATGACGGAGACCTCACTGTCGGCCACCTCAGACACAGACGACGAGAGGGTCAAGCCTAAGCCGGGAAGCGGCGGATATCCATTACCTGGTGTAAAAGTTAAGGTAAGCTAAGCGAGTCAAATAATACTTAACCATTATCATTTAATTCTGAAATTTTACAAATCCGTacattaattttgaaaaaaaaaagtctacAAATACCTCGATTAACTCACACACGCGTAAGTAAGTGTGGTGGACTTGCTAAATTGCTTGATAAATATGATGAACCGCATGCTGACGGAGAAATCtactaataagtaggtatttataataGTCGGTCAGGTCGGCGAGATgcagaatttgaatatatatattaactatCAGTCCAGATCAGTAAGATTCGGGGAAGGCAAATATTCTTACTTCATTACTCCACAGGTGGTGGACACAGAAACCGGTCAGAAGCTGGGTCCGAATCAGAAGGGAGAGATCTGCATCAAGGGCCCGATTATAATGAAAGGCTATGCGGGTAACAAGGCGGCTACGCAGGCCATGTTTGACCGCGAAGGGTACCTTAAGACGGGAGACGTTGGTTATTATGATCAGGATGGATGCTTCTTCATTGTCGATCGCCTGAAGGAACTTATCAAATATAAAGGAAGTCAagtaagatatttatttttctataagttacgtgaattaatattaagtaactaAGAAGAGCGCTCGTTGATGTATTTTGTAAAACTGAAAGACCGTTAACTTAGCTCTACATCAAAACTGCAGTCAcaagttatttaaatatttacgtaCCTACTACTACAAGTATACTGGAATCCGATGTTGGATAAAGTGTACCATTATGATGGTGAAAAATCACgttttgatgtgattttctttaacaaagaCTCGCTTTAGTtccattaatttcaatccgggtgaAAATTAAACCACGTTTTTTTCTAAAGTtgcatccgaatgtgatttaaCAAAAAGACGctcacgtggttttcactgtaaCGCTACGATATGGTACTATCTATAAGATATGGTGTAATGAATGATCCCAGGTGCCTCCAGCGATAGTGGAGAATGTAGTGCTCCAGCACGAGGCGGTGGCTGATTGCGGCGTGGTGGGTGCGCCTGACGTGGCCGCCGGGGAGCTGCCCACAGCGTTCGTCACGCTCAAGCCAGGTGCTCAAGCCACCGAGCATGAGATCATTGAATTTACCAACCAACGGGTAAGTCTTTGTTGTTGAAACTTGCGTGCAACACCTGATACTGTAACGATGTGGCACATGATGGAAAGCAAGGATCTTTGTGGTATAATGACTACTAAATCAGTCGGGATTGAGACCCATTTAAGAATAGCTCTTTTTGGTATTGTCTGGGTGTCTCTACTAATTCACCACTCATGTGTTGGGctacatttgcggcaaatctacaatacttcACGTGGAAAAAAAATGTCAGTAGGTATGTTAATTCTAATGTAGCCTAATAGCTTTACCTAATTACTTATGATTTAGTATTATATTGCAGCTGTCTCCCGAGAAGCGCCTGTACGGCGGCGTGATATTCGTGAAGCAGATTCCCAAGAACCCCTCTGGCAAGATCCTGCGCCGCGTGCTGCGGCAGCAGCTGAAGAATATCAAGAAGAGCAAGCTGTGATCAGCTATTAGAATGTAAGAAAATTATATCGCAGGGTGATATGTTGTTttagtataatatacttaataaaaatctttttacatgaaagttttttttataactgaGACGATACTCGTGAACCGAACTTAATTTTAGTTCTTACGGGACTATTTTTAGAGTTGTTAAACTAAAGTATAATTAAGTTCTGTCTGCCGGAATCGTTAACGAAAAATAAGTCTCTggcatttttaatttataattgacTGGAAAACTAGCAAATAATCTAGTTGAAATCTGATGTTGCGCAGTCGGGTAAACAGCTAGGGCTTCTTAACATACCCATCACCGAAAAGTTTATCTAAGTACATCACGTAGGGGCATAAGTAGAGGGTCGCTACAAATTAGATTGATACTCGTTTGCAAGTTTGCTCCACAGATCGTGTTCTCTCGTTTTTCGTCAGTACTGTGACTGAACGAAACATTTATTGTAACAAATCTACACGAGTAACAAAACTATGTTTTTAGATGACCCTAGTTATGTGTGTGTTAGTTATTCGTTAGTTATTAGTAAGTaaccaataatataaaatgttggtCCATGCCTAGTTCGAGAAATACGACTAAGGGATCGTGTTCCGTCTAATAGTTTTATAACTATTAGATTAATCATAAATAGATTTGTCTAAATAAGTATTATCACTTACTTAGACAAATTTTATAGGAGATGAGTTGGAAATGTTGGAATGGACTTCAACGTTTGGCTCTCTCCAGTGTAGGAGTAATATTAGCCACGAAATCGTGATATGAAATATACAAGCGAAGTCAATTTGTATGGTATTTTTACATTCAATTTCCGCAGTGGGTGGCGCGTTGTTTACCAGTAGGGCTGATCCGACTGTTTATGTCTGATATTATTACGAGTACTACAACTTTATACATTCCAATGTCGGGAAAACTTCTCGATTAGTTCGCTCTAGGGAGCAAATGGCTCAGTCCACCAATTACGGAACTTTATTGTTCTCCTACAAgggatattatttaattaaggaGGATTGTTTTCGATTCCATTCTTAAATAGACCGGAATTAATAACGTTTCTAGACTATGTATTTACATAGTTTTTACTATAAGACAACTAGTTAATTAACTAGGAAAGTATACATTGACAATGGAGGCCTATGAACAACCAGATGccataagtaggtatactaaaTAATAGAACACACCGCGTCAATTCGCTTCACTACGGGATAAACTACCAGGGAACTTAATCATATGCTATTGAAAatacttatttgaatttgaaatatcgGCCACACGCAAGCACTCTCATGCTGTTTTCAAAGcacgtgatttttttatatgaattcatAAACCGTCTGAGATTCTAATCTGCGACGGAATTATTTAAATCGGGCGTTCTGAAGAACTCTCGCACCCCATAACGATCGAAACTTGTTTGCCGTACCAATCATCCCAAAAGAAGTAGCGATATGGTGTAGGTTTAATAAAGTCCCTCGTCACAGTTTGTCCACATGATTGATAGTAGCCAACGGACAAGTCCTGTGTCACTGCCAGTATGATATTGCAGCGATCCAATTATCCCTAATGGACAAACCCCCCGTGAGTGGGCGACCTGACTTCGGGATGTAGACAAACAATTTATTGAACGTATTATGAACTATCATGTGAACCTGTTTGACGTTACAGCCAACAAACACTTTcgcattaataatattaatgggGACGGCATTTTGTTTTCTCAGCAGCATTTCTATACTTATTCCGTTAGCTTTGGGAAACTGCAAACCGTTATAAGTAGTCAGGATATAATCTGGGAATATTCTTGTTTCTCTTGGGTATATTTATTAGTAGGGATGTATATAAAGTTACAGAACTGCATTTATACATAGCTTACCTTATTCCCCCAGCGTATACTCAATCTACTTAGtccaaaataattacattaaccTATTTAGAAGCAATTCCTTTCCCAGGAGCATTAATGCAATCCACTTAAAAACCATTTAGTCCTTCAATACCTTTCAGAAGACACCAGGGACAAGGGCAGATAAATAATAGCATAAGTTACCTAcaggaacattttttttataaaaccagAGTGACTTTCATAACATTTGAGGCGGCTTGAAAGAGAAGTCATATTACTGCATGCTACTGCCTATATTAGTTACACCTACGCCATGCTACGCTAAGCTAAAACCTACTGAATCTAGTTTTTCGCGAACTGATCCGATTATCTATTTAGGGGTAGTGAGTTATTTATTAATAGGTACTACATTTACCTATACACTACGTGTCTCTTGAGACAGTCGATTGATTCAATAACGCCTGGGAGCGATAAAAATTTATTGAAGACATTTACTCTCTAAGTAAACGATATGTAACGAAGTTAAGATGTGTTGTTACCATGATACTATGTAGGTTAATTTACACTTCAAAACAAAACTTTGCACATCCGAATTCCGAATGACGAATCTCTATAATATAAATCAATCAGTAGCGATAAATAAATTTCATCACCTCGACTGACACTCTCGGAAATATGAAGTTTTAGCATATCTCTAGATCTATTTTAGTGCTTCCGCCATATGAATGAACCGCAAAGCACCGCGGGCATCTTCGGCGAGGCATAAAATTGAATACGCGACGTAATGTGGTAACGTTCGTAAATCCGTGACGCGTGTGTGTACTTGTAGTTGATCGGTTTAGCGCGGGAACATCGCGCGGCTCAGTCCGCACTGGACTCCGGGGAGCCGAGCCACTCGTCGCCTGCCGCTCGCGGGGGCTCCACAGTAACGAGGGTCAGAGGACAATGTAGGGATGTCGGTGTGCGGGCAGACGGAGGAGGATAGCGCGTCCGAGGAGCCGGCGGCCGGGGCGCCGCTGCACGAGATGTACGAGCAGAAGGCGGTGAGCAAGGTGGTGCGCGTGCTGACGGTGGTGGCGTACCTGCTGTCGGTGTCGCTGGCCGCCATCCTGCTCTCCGTGTACTACGTGTGCGTGTGGCAGTCGCCGAAGCTGCCGCCGCTCAACGGCACCGGCGACGGCCAGCTCAGCGCGCTGCGGGCCGACGCCGACACGCACCACCATTTCAACCACACCGCACACTCCTACAACAATACGCGTATGTACACATTTTAATTACTTGTTGTGACATTCGCTGTACTTTTGTTTCGCTATCTGTTGTTTATTTAACCCAAGTTGATAGGTACGTTGTGAAGCTTTGGCATGTCAGACTCGCTTATCACAGAACGAACTCCTTGAAATTAGTAAGAACtaacttgaaaataataaattgatataTTTTAGTCCATAAAATCTTCGACAAAATCAATTAGCAGAGAATGCCTCTCAGGACAGGACACTCACCGAATTAAGACTCATTTTCCGAAAATGTTAACCACGTGTGAGTCCTTtacgttccccatttgtccggccaagtagtaatatGCCGTCTAAATTTATTCACTCACCAAAAAACAGTACATAATATATCACGCTACTTTAAAAATGAATGCGTACATTTGATTTATGTCCAGACTGATGTTTTATTATGCTGCTTTTCGACTTGGGTATCTCGTAGAAGCTGCCTAAAGATttttccgaccaagtagtgaCCGCCATCAATCACGTCAGGTCAAATAAGTCTAAAGGGTCACGTTGTTCACGTGGTGACCAAGGATGGTTCGGTCACGTAGTCACAAATCAATAATTAGCGAACACTAAGCGTCAGTTAAACATAATAAGCGTTAATTATTATGCTAAGGGGTTATTCAGCTAAAGTGCGGACAAGGTGCCCAAAAACGGCTAAATGTGCTGGTGACTTGCGCTGTTTAATATATTTAGAAGAAAACATAGACACCTAAACAAAAATAATCCTCCTTGTTTTTGTAGCTGTGCTTTTCTGTTTTAATTTCACTTCCAATAATTTATGGTGGTATAAATACACCTACCACGAATTAAAAGCCGAGATCGAACGATTGGAATAAAAATTTGATGGTCTATAAATCGACTCTGATCAAATTGAACTCTTGTTACCAATTCACTATAGCTAAATCCATCTCAATTTTAGAAACTATATAGGCAAAATCGTAATGCAGAACACtatattttgtacttattttttttacggtAGGTAGGAAAGCCAATATGAAGCAGTGAGTTATTATCTTAAAtgcacttttcactaacacattgcctcgaccattatacacggcgatacAGTTATCACGTTAATCTAGCAGATCAGATAGCTCAGGTGAAGCGTAggtgctcagttcatcttgcgatggatgtgaaCTCTATCATTTTttccacaatctcacctgatggtaagtgacggtGTGGTCGAAGATGGGTCatgcttacctagaaagtgCTTATTCACTCTGCGTTGAAGAGGCCCAAGTAGTATTTTTCGGGAAATAGATTCAAACATAGCAATTGtatcccagaaggggtaggcagaggtgtacaataTATTACACCCAAGTCTCGACAGCTGTGTTTAAATCCCACTTACAAGTGGGGACGCGTCTATTGCCATTAGATAACCGGGTATAAATCGTGGAAAACATGATACTTATCAATTatctattcaaatataaattatttattttattgttgttctaaacaattaaaactcataaagtcgaattcagtgtaTAAAAGCCCGAACCGGAATTCAAACCTGTGACAATTCTCCGAAAAGGGATAACACAGGTTTGCAGGAAGGAAACAGACTCGCGAGTAGAGGAATCCAAACCTCGCCCTTTCGTATCAAAAAAGAGGAAGCGAAGAGTTCTTACGAGCTGGTAGTCATAATAGAAATTTATTCGTGTTATTGTAACTTTTTTTAACGTTACTTTGTAtaaggtttgcctcagatggtaaactacttggccggatcaaTGGGGAGCGGTGGGGCtcacactccgtacaaaaagacaacaggcctgaggccgGAGCACTTTTGCTATCTACGAATTTGTATGATGGATATTATGAAAAACATGACCTTTTTATTATGAGAAACAGGACAAACAGACATAAGACAAAGGCATAAAACGCAgctttataaataggtatattgttAAGCAGCAGTCTCTCCCAGGCAAAATAGGAAACACAGTGTAatccttgggggttaaaaagtccaattcatctaaaaaggcaattttccaatttgacatttgcgaatataaaagtaagtgcgcaattcaaacaaatgccaaatagcaatattgctttcttagatgaattgcttcggtgtggcctttttatcccCCCTTATCAACTCCAAATAACACtagaattttatttgtattatatttgcaatcagtaataactaataaataacatataagaaataattattttttctagaaTTGTATAAACttgaaaatatacagggtgttagtgacatcgtaatgaaaactgataatgattctaagttgataacacccatacgtacttgtaaggCTACCTGTATATGTAACTAACACTGgtgatgatttagctcattattctcagTTAATGTCAAGTAGAATTCTCCATCGCaaaggtatagaattgaaaataattttaaaaacacataaaggaacatgaattttacgacggaaaattgcacttgatattaactctgaatcatggtctcaatcacccccctcagtattcgttacgatgtcactaacaccctgtataaaactgTGTACCCGTTACGCATACGTAAAGGTTATAATGTTCTACCTCTATCCTCCAAGACATCAATCACATCGGGGATGCAAAAAAGAGAACACGCGCCTATTCCTCAATAAAGATGTTTTGCTTTGGTACGTTtccaagagaaaaaaaaaacattttcgcgGAGTCACTTTCGCGAGCTGAAGTAGACAACGAAGCGGTTTTCCTTGTAGAATACCTTTTCATTCCAATCAATTGCTTCATGTCCTAGTTATATATCGATTTCTGTCTACCCTATAATGCCGGCAAATGCTGATTAGGATAAGCAGATTACAGCTTGTTACCGGTGGGCTTTACTTCGGCCCTTCGCCGGAAATACCTTACATAAACTTATaagtagctattataaatataaaatagtgaAACACGTTTACGGTATGCATATTCATGTAGCAATAAAGTGAATAATCCTGACATATCTCTTTCGTACGCTACTATTAGCAGTGTGATTTCAATACACGAGAATTCACGAGAATTTTTAAAGCGAAAAGTCTGTAGATACCTAGCTTATTAGctcttataaattattaaaacagcCCCTTCATCATATATAAGACAGAGGTCTACAGTGTGGTGGCGGAACTCCAAACGTAGGTAAATGTAATATTGAGTTCctactaatcttcttcttctttttttctatcgtgtgtgtcaggtgtcagggttactattgagccgccaaaggcccctgacatggctcatgtaacgactactaatattataataatatataataataatttatcaatttataaataaaaataatattttttttattaatttatttatttattttatttttttatttttatttttttatatatttttatttattttttatttttttatttattgtaatattttttatatgtcgTTAATTATTTCCATGCTACATGTGTTAGGGTCGTACGAGTCTTTGAAATCATGATATGACACAAAGTTACAACAGTGGTATCCATTTCCAGACATAGCAGTAAcacaaattatgcaaatgtgtcCAAACTTGGGTCTTAAACTTGTGTAGTTGTGGGCGAGCTCGGCGCGAAAGGTTTCCTGTAATCCAATTATGGTCTAACCCAATTGTGTCCAAAACTGAACGCCAATTACCTTGTTCTGTTAAGTGTGACGTCTGTCGTCACATACTAATGTTCCAATAGAGTTATTTACCAACTGTGGCACCGAAGCTTTCGATACAATCCACTTAATTAGGTTCGGGTACGAATATAAGCAAATCAAAGAGCGTTTCAATTGAGACATTAAGCTTTTAGTAGGTTAAGAGCATGCGTAAGATTTGCGGTATACCTAGAGCACGTCATACGGTCGACGTCATGCGTCCGCTTACGTAAATATTATGTTCTGATGCGATTGTTAGGAATATACTTATAGTACCTACCTGTAGCTACTAGTCAGTAAGCTCttgattaaataattaagtacctaaataaatagaaaataacgtTGCCTAATAATATTAGTACTTCAGAAACATTCATTTTGAGAGGATCGAAAAGCTTAGTAAAGCACGTACATATTCTTTTGAAACTGGTCGGTTGTTAAGTCATGTTTTACAGATGACTGCGGGCGGGCGGTATCGAGTCTGATAACTTGGATCGTTTAGTACTAATTTATAGCCTAACATCTCGCCCAAAGCAGTTTAATTGGTAATGTTGGTACATCTTATCTCAAAGGTTGGTGAAGTTAATCAATACGTATTTATTCATTACTTCCTCACTCCGCAATTTGAAAGTAGAATAAAAGTATTTGTACATaaaaggtaagtatataatatacgtaGAGTGAAATAGGAGCAACTACTCGTACGTACCGTCCATCTATCTGAAAGCTTTGCACAATTAAAGCTTAAGTAATAATTGAAATTGTTACAGATCCATCTTACGAGCCCCAACATTCCCACAGTTGGACAAAGGTtacattcttttttaatttaatatcccGTATGACGCTCGTTAATATATCGCTCGTTATATAGTCAACTACCGGGGCCTTATTTTTGAGTCGCTCGCTTTTGAATTCGCACGCataaatatatacctgtctcatcttgcaactGACAAGCGgtgatgtgctacgtgaaataggtatattttgtgACTTGAAGGCTAGCGATTCAAAATAAAGCCCTTGGAGTGATCATGAGGAACGAGTGGTTCAGCACTGCACATCTGCAGGTGCTACGcggggtaggtacctactttttgcaattgtttttttttacacttttgcactttgtttttttattgtcaatatattttttctcttcCTGCCAGCTGGTTGGGTTTAATTTctccaattttataaaaatcctTCGAAAGCGCCTcgttcaattaaaaaaatatctttatttagtaggtaacatctttacactttgaatcgtcaatttttacgtaacgaacgtctcatccgcctaaaactactgcagctactcacaacctgtatagccggggaaaagaagctgcaagaaaaaccacggcacagggctctagacgttctttaaaaaaataaaaacataaaatattgttatagaattgagtaatttagct from Pectinophora gossypiella chromosome 18, ilPecGoss1.1, whole genome shotgun sequence includes the following:
- the LOC126374997 gene encoding luciferin 4-monooxygenase-like, which codes for MNKKIIDNVVHGGPALRIPGHLNFGQHIIDKLREQCEREGKVALVNGETGHQTTYRQILQDSVNVATGLRRAGVKRGDVVAFCSENRDEYIATAIAVVCCGATFTTANLQYTKDEMIHILNISRPKLLFCSEAALKLNYKAWKSLSFIKKIIQFNGTPLEKGIVPFSSILVQASVDEFEADEVQGWTDNVFILYSSGTTGLPKGVMITHINALYGLASIEEKSPGTNEDSVSRIQTLVPWYHAYGLMSTIYYLAVGNYLVYFAGFNPVKYLQAIQEYRTNKLLAVPPIVVFLAKAPILEKFDLSSVTSIWCGAAPLSSEVIDEAMRRLPNCKGIYQAYGMTETSLSATSDTDDERVKPKPGSGGYPLPGVKVKVVDTETGQKLGPNQKGEICIKGPIIMKGYAGNKAATQAMFDREGYLKTGDVGYYDQDGCFFIVDRLKELIKYKGSQVPPAIVENVVLQHEAVADCGVVGAPDVAAGELPTAFVTLKPGAQATEHEIIEFTNQRLSPEKRLYGGVIFVKQIPKNPSGKILRRVLRQQLKNIKKSKL